Proteins encoded together in one Micromonospora kangleipakensis window:
- a CDS encoding IclR family transcriptional regulator: MRDPLAEPSDLIRSVSRALRVLESVGRAPRGLTVKQIARRCELTVATTYHLVRTLAYEGYVIRREDGTYIVGLEVADRYRELVTAFRGPPAVGESLRRAAADTGYSHYLGRFVGGQVAVTAVAEGLRTPYLEDLVPGFDEGAHATALGKSLLATLTAEQRFRYLREYGMRPFTSATLTSIEAFEADLAAGDRRGMQLELGQFRQGVACAAVLVTPDKDIERRVVLACALPASEMMTSARVVRAKLLTVARAVADGIAAES, from the coding sequence GTGCGCGACCCCTTGGCGGAACCTTCGGACCTGATCCGAAGCGTGTCCCGCGCGCTTCGAGTGCTCGAGTCGGTCGGCCGTGCGCCGAGGGGCCTGACCGTCAAGCAGATCGCCCGCCGCTGCGAGCTGACCGTGGCCACCACCTACCACCTGGTGCGCACCCTGGCGTACGAGGGCTACGTGATCCGCCGCGAGGACGGGACGTACATCGTGGGTCTGGAGGTGGCCGACCGCTACCGCGAGCTGGTGACCGCGTTCCGCGGGCCGCCGGCCGTCGGTGAGTCGCTCCGCCGGGCGGCCGCCGACACCGGGTACAGCCACTACCTCGGGCGCTTCGTGGGCGGCCAGGTGGCCGTCACGGCGGTCGCCGAGGGGCTGCGCACGCCGTACCTGGAGGACCTGGTGCCCGGCTTCGACGAGGGCGCGCACGCCACCGCGCTCGGCAAGAGCCTGCTCGCCACCCTCACCGCCGAGCAGCGCTTCCGCTACCTGCGCGAGTACGGCATGCGCCCGTTCACCAGCGCCACTTTGACCAGCATCGAGGCGTTCGAGGCCGACCTGGCCGCCGGTGACCGGCGCGGCATGCAGCTGGAGCTCGGGCAGTTCCGGCAGGGCGTGGCCTGCGCCGCCGTGCTGGTCACCCCGGACAAGGACATCGAGCGCCGGGTGGTGCTGGCCTGCGCGCTGCCGGCCAGCGAGATGATGACCTCCGCCCGGGTGGTCCGGGCCAAGCTGCTCACCGTCGCCCGGGCCGTCGCCGACGGCATCGCCGCGGAGAGCTGA
- the mycP gene encoding type VII secretion-associated serine protease mycosin gives MSRPIARPALAVLAAVVTAVLPAPPAAARAAPACSAPPAPVRPVVDQPWPQQRYAPDRLTPLATGAGVVVAVVDSGVDRRHPQLAGRVLDGADFLDPGGDGTRDCAGHGTGVASIVAAAPRPGVAFRGLAPDARILPVRVSEQQVVDGRESGRTVGAADFARAIRWAVDHDADVLNLSVVLYADDPAVRSAIAYAVRRNVVVVAAAGNLHDSGDPRPYPAAYDGVLGVGAIGADGVRSPFSQTGPYVDLVAPGGDVLMAAPGQGHHPAEGTSYAAPFVAATAALLRQYRPELTGSEVARRIVGSTDPAPGRGDGYGAGVLNPYRAVTETPGPVTGRPGRAAALPVGGTDPAAAAHRARRATARHRALLVAGVAGATATVLVLLAVVLPRGARRRWRPAGPA, from the coding sequence ATGTCCCGGCCCATCGCGCGCCCGGCCCTGGCCGTCCTGGCGGCGGTCGTCACCGCCGTCCTGCCGGCCCCGCCGGCCGCCGCCCGGGCCGCGCCGGCCTGCTCCGCGCCGCCCGCGCCGGTCCGCCCGGTGGTCGACCAGCCGTGGCCCCAGCAACGGTACGCCCCGGACCGGCTCACCCCGTTGGCCACCGGCGCCGGCGTGGTGGTCGCGGTGGTCGACTCGGGGGTGGACCGGCGACACCCGCAGCTGGCCGGCCGGGTGCTCGACGGCGCCGACTTCCTCGACCCGGGCGGCGACGGCACCCGGGACTGCGCCGGCCACGGCACCGGGGTGGCGAGCATCGTCGCGGCGGCGCCCCGCCCGGGCGTGGCGTTCCGCGGGCTGGCGCCGGATGCCCGCATCCTGCCGGTGCGGGTCAGCGAGCAGCAGGTGGTCGACGGGCGGGAGTCGGGGCGGACGGTCGGCGCGGCCGACTTCGCCCGGGCGATCCGTTGGGCGGTCGACCACGACGCCGACGTGCTCAACCTCTCCGTCGTGCTCTACGCCGACGACCCGGCGGTCCGCTCGGCGATCGCGTACGCGGTCCGTCGGAACGTGGTCGTGGTGGCCGCCGCGGGCAACCTCCACGACAGCGGGGACCCCCGCCCCTACCCGGCCGCGTACGACGGGGTGCTCGGGGTGGGCGCGATCGGGGCGGACGGCGTGCGGTCGCCCTTCTCCCAGACCGGCCCGTACGTCGACCTGGTCGCGCCCGGCGGCGACGTGCTGATGGCCGCCCCCGGGCAGGGACACCACCCGGCGGAGGGGACGAGCTACGCGGCGCCGTTCGTGGCGGCCACCGCGGCGCTGCTCCGGCAGTACCGCCCCGAGCTGACCGGGAGCGAGGTGGCCCGCCGGATCGTCGGCAGCACCGACCCGGCCCCGGGGCGCGGCGACGGCTACGGCGCCGGAGTGCTGAATCCGTACCGGGCGGTCACCGAGACACCCGGGCCGGTGACGGGCCGGCCCGGACGGGCCGCCGCGCTCCCGGTGGGCGGCACCGATCCGGCCGCCGCGGCGCACCGGGCCCGGCGGGCGACGGCACGGCACCGGGCGCTGCTGGTGGCCGGCGTGGCCGGGGCGACGGCGACGGTGTTGGTGCTGCTGGCGGTGGTGCTGCCCCGGGGCGCCCGCCGCCGCTGGCGCCCGGCCGGCCCGGCCTGA
- a CDS encoding WXG100 family type VII secretion target: protein MSQTQAEAAVMQQTAAKFEQVDQSLQTMLSGLMAELEVLQQAWRGAGGRSFEQVKQQWSQDQAALQRALRETAAAIRTAGQQYDVSDTEAASRVAGTNRGIQLPL from the coding sequence GTGTCCCAGACCCAGGCAGAAGCCGCGGTGATGCAGCAGACCGCCGCGAAGTTCGAGCAGGTGGACCAGTCGTTGCAGACCATGCTGAGCGGCCTGATGGCCGAGCTGGAGGTGTTGCAGCAGGCCTGGCGGGGCGCCGGCGGGCGTTCGTTCGAGCAGGTCAAGCAGCAGTGGTCGCAGGACCAGGCGGCGCTGCAGCGGGCCCTGCGGGAGACCGCCGCGGCGATCCGCACCGCCGGCCAGCAGTACGACGTCTCGGACACCGAGGCCGCCAGCCGGGTCGCCGGCACCAACCGCGGCATCCAGTTGCCGCTCTGA
- a CDS encoding WXG100 family type VII secretion target, with product MDHGVLVVNFAALQQAGADIQKALNTLDSQLGQLERDAAPLVASWNGEAREAYEQRQARWRSASQDLQAMLRDIKLAVDDSATDYLDTEKRNVNLFQ from the coding sequence ATGGACCACGGTGTGCTGGTCGTCAACTTCGCCGCGTTGCAGCAGGCCGGCGCGGACATCCAGAAGGCGCTGAACACGCTCGACAGCCAGCTCGGGCAGCTCGAACGGGACGCCGCACCGCTGGTGGCGAGCTGGAACGGTGAGGCCCGGGAGGCGTACGAGCAGCGGCAGGCGAGGTGGCGGTCCGCCTCGCAGGACCTGCAGGCGATGCTGCGCGACATCAAGCTGGCGGTGGACGACTCCGCCACCGACTATCTCGACACCGAGAAGCGGAACGTCAACCTGTTCCAGTGA
- the rarD gene encoding EamA family transporter RarD — MNPIRLGYLYGLGAYLLWGFFPLYLKLLRPAGPLEILAHRIVWSVAFVALLLAAMRNIGFLRALLRRPRALAGIAAAAALIAVNWGTYIYGVNSDRVVETALGYFINPLVSVLLGVFVLRERLRPAQWAALGVGALAVAVLTVDYGRLPYLALTLAFSFACYGFVKKRLGLPAAEGLFVESAVLALPALAYLGWLSLRGDSTFGHVSAGHTVLLVLAGAATAIPLLLFAGAANRLPLSLLGMLQYLAPVLQLGCGVLIFHEPMPPARLAGFALVWLALIVFTLDALRQAHQTRTRTRTDSQPPIPTPTAP; from the coding sequence GTGAACCCGATCCGCCTCGGCTACCTGTACGGGCTCGGCGCGTACCTGCTCTGGGGTTTCTTCCCGCTCTACCTGAAGCTGCTGCGCCCGGCCGGGCCGCTGGAGATCCTCGCCCACCGGATCGTCTGGTCCGTGGCCTTCGTGGCGCTGCTGCTCGCCGCGATGCGCAACATCGGCTTCCTGCGGGCGCTGCTGCGCCGGCCCCGGGCGCTGGCCGGCATCGCCGCCGCGGCCGCGCTGATCGCGGTCAACTGGGGCACCTACATCTACGGGGTGAACTCGGACCGGGTGGTGGAGACCGCCCTCGGCTACTTCATCAACCCGCTCGTCTCGGTGCTGCTCGGGGTCTTCGTGCTGCGCGAGCGGCTGCGGCCGGCGCAGTGGGCGGCACTCGGCGTCGGCGCGCTGGCGGTGGCCGTGCTCACCGTCGACTACGGCCGACTGCCCTACCTCGCGCTCACCCTGGCCTTCAGCTTCGCCTGCTACGGGTTCGTGAAGAAGCGGCTGGGGCTGCCGGCCGCGGAGGGCCTCTTCGTCGAGTCGGCGGTGCTGGCGCTGCCGGCACTGGCGTACCTTGGGTGGCTGAGCCTGCGCGGCGACTCTACGTTCGGACACGTTTCGGCCGGGCACACCGTGCTGCTGGTGCTGGCCGGGGCGGCGACCGCCATCCCGCTGCTGCTTTTCGCCGGCGCGGCGAACCGCTTGCCGCTGTCCCTGCTGGGCATGCTGCAGTACCTCGCGCCGGTCCTCCAGCTCGGCTGCGGGGTGCTGATCTTCCACGAGCCCATGCCGCCGGCCCGCCTCGCCGGCTTCGCCCTGGTCTGGCTCGCCCTGATCGTCTTCACCCTCGACGCCCTCCGCCAAGCCCACCAGACCCGCACCCGCACCCGCACCGACTCCCAACCCCCCATCCCCACCCCCACCGCCCCCTGA
- a CDS encoding sigma-70 family RNA polymerase sigma factor: protein MLRALHDEHADALFAHALRLVNGDRTRAEDLVQETLLRAWRHPESLDPRRGSVRAWLFTTARNLAIDAWRRRSTRVGEVYTDELPEPPETVDEAERAVEAWTVAEALNRLSPTHREVLVECFYQGRSVAEAAARLGVPPGTVKSRTHYALRSLRLVLAEMGVTG from the coding sequence CTGCTGCGCGCGCTGCACGACGAGCATGCCGACGCGCTCTTCGCGCACGCCCTCCGGCTGGTCAACGGCGATCGGACGCGCGCCGAGGACCTGGTGCAGGAGACGCTGCTGCGGGCCTGGCGGCACCCCGAGTCGCTGGACCCGCGGCGCGGCTCGGTCCGGGCCTGGCTCTTCACCACGGCGCGGAACCTGGCCATCGACGCCTGGCGGCGGCGGTCCACCCGGGTCGGCGAGGTCTACACCGACGAGCTGCCCGAACCCCCCGAGACGGTCGACGAAGCGGAGCGCGCGGTGGAGGCGTGGACCGTGGCCGAGGCGCTGAACCGGCTCAGCCCGACCCACCGGGAGGTGCTGGTCGAGTGCTTCTACCAGGGGCGGTCGGTGGCCGAGGCCGCCGCCCGCCTCGGCGTGCCGCCGGGCACGGTGAAGTCGCGCACCCACTACGCGCTGCGCTCACTACGGTTGGTGCTGGCCGAGATGGGGGTGACCGGATGA
- a CDS encoding MFS transporter, whose translation MTDTVLDPAPPAPRRTVRASAGAIATTIACVLPVFLVGGLAVQMGHDLHFSPAGLGLAVSVYFGISALASVPSGALVERYGPAVVARAGILLSAGSLLAVATLVRSYPVLVALLGLSAAANALGQLASNAALARHVPVHRQGLSFGVKQAAIPVSTLLAGAAVPTIALTAGWRWAFVAAAGAALAALPAVPPQEGDRTARAAAGRAGRATWALVVVGVAATLAAAAANALGTFVVDSSVGRGLSPGLAGLTLTLGSAVCVAARVGAGWLADRREGGHVAVIAGMLVVGAGGLGLLALAGPAALVAGVVLGFGLGWAWPGLMNFAVVRLHPQAPAAATSITQTGVYAGGCLGPLALGAVAAHLGYPVMWAVAAASMLVAATLMLTGSRLLTHP comes from the coding sequence ATGACCGACACCGTTCTCGACCCAGCGCCTCCCGCGCCGCGGCGGACCGTCCGGGCCAGCGCGGGCGCCATCGCCACCACCATCGCCTGCGTGCTGCCCGTCTTCCTGGTCGGCGGCCTCGCCGTGCAGATGGGCCACGACCTCCACTTCTCCCCCGCCGGGCTGGGCCTCGCCGTCTCGGTCTACTTCGGGATCAGCGCGCTCGCCTCCGTCCCCTCCGGGGCGCTGGTCGAGCGGTACGGCCCGGCCGTGGTCGCCCGCGCCGGCATCCTGCTCTCCGCCGGCTCGCTGCTGGCGGTGGCGACGCTGGTGCGGTCGTACCCGGTGCTGGTCGCCCTGCTCGGGCTCAGCGCCGCCGCGAACGCCCTCGGCCAGCTCGCCAGCAACGCCGCGCTGGCCCGGCACGTCCCGGTGCACCGGCAGGGGCTGTCGTTCGGCGTGAAGCAGGCCGCGATCCCGGTCTCCACGCTGCTGGCCGGCGCGGCGGTGCCCACCATCGCGCTGACCGCCGGCTGGCGCTGGGCGTTCGTGGCGGCGGCCGGGGCCGCGCTCGCCGCGCTGCCGGCCGTACCCCCGCAGGAGGGCGACCGGACCGCGCGGGCCGCCGCCGGCCGCGCCGGCCGGGCGACGTGGGCGCTGGTGGTGGTCGGGGTGGCGGCGACGCTGGCCGCGGCGGCGGCCAACGCCCTGGGCACCTTCGTGGTGGACTCCTCGGTCGGCCGCGGGCTGTCGCCCGGCCTGGCCGGCCTCACCCTGACCCTGGGCAGCGCCGTCTGCGTGGCGGCCCGGGTGGGCGCAGGCTGGCTCGCCGACCGCCGGGAGGGCGGCCACGTCGCGGTCATCGCCGGGATGCTGGTGGTCGGCGCCGGCGGGCTGGGCCTGCTCGCGCTGGCCGGCCCGGCGGCGCTGGTCGCCGGCGTGGTGCTGGGCTTCGGCCTCGGCTGGGCCTGGCCCGGGCTGATGAACTTCGCGGTGGTCAGGCTGCACCCGCAGGCCCCGGCCGCGGCCACCTCGATCACCCAGACCGGGGTGTACGCCGGCGGCTGCCTCGGCCCGCTCGCCCTCGGCGCCGTCGCCGCCCACCTCGGCTACCCCGTCATGTGGGCCGTCGCGGCGGCGTCGATGCTCGTCGCCGCCACCCTCATGCTCACCGGCAGCCGCCTCCTGACCCACCCCTGA
- a CDS encoding anti-sigma factor family protein has product MTRCEFTHDDGAYVLGALAPADRAAYERHLAGCAACREAVAEIAVLPGLLGRLDPAGLEQFLPSASETSRMPALLDAARERRRRERSRTRRRYAVTVLAAAVLAVLAGVGVTLVRPADPPPPQAPLVAMRPVAGAVPVHAEIGLTGTDWGTEVTMHCGYDRRAGHREAYTFRLVAHGPDGATEQIGSWLAAPGDDVRLTGVTHFTKGELVRLELLRADDTPVLAYDAR; this is encoded by the coding sequence ATGACCCGCTGCGAGTTCACGCACGACGACGGCGCGTACGTGCTGGGTGCCCTCGCCCCCGCCGACCGGGCCGCCTACGAGCGGCACCTCGCCGGCTGCGCGGCCTGCCGGGAGGCGGTGGCCGAGATCGCCGTGCTGCCCGGGCTGCTCGGCCGGCTCGACCCGGCCGGGCTGGAACAGTTCCTGCCGTCCGCGTCGGAGACCTCCCGGATGCCCGCGCTGCTCGACGCCGCGCGGGAGCGGCGGCGCCGCGAGCGGTCCCGGACCCGCCGGCGGTACGCGGTGACCGTGCTCGCCGCCGCCGTGCTCGCCGTGCTCGCGGGCGTCGGAGTGACCCTGGTCCGGCCGGCCGACCCGCCCCCGCCGCAGGCGCCGCTGGTGGCGATGCGGCCGGTCGCCGGAGCGGTGCCGGTGCACGCCGAGATCGGGCTGACCGGCACCGACTGGGGCACCGAGGTGACCATGCACTGCGGGTACGACCGGCGGGCCGGGCACCGCGAGGCGTACACCTTCCGGCTGGTGGCGCACGGCCCGGACGGGGCGACGGAGCAGATCGGCTCCTGGCTCGCCGCCCCCGGCGACGACGTCCGCCTCACCGGCGTCACCCACTTCACCAAGGGTGAGCTGGTCCGCCTGGAACTCCTCCGCGCCGACGACACCCCCGTCCTCGCCTACGACGCCCGCTAA
- a CDS encoding PhoX family protein, whose translation MSDRPRLLPLLGANRHGSRDAMTCLYRCGNACDHPVPNSSDNPYFGDLVNAEVSRRGVVRAGAVGALVLGFGGAAAGALAGAAPAAAAPTAPVAPEATELAAGRGGVGSGALTFKPIPPNKLDTLVVPNGYDHAVVIKWGDPVVRGAPAFGVHAQTAAAQAEQFGYNNDFVGVLPIDRKRALLVVNHEYTNEDLMFPGFTGIDALSVEQLRIAMAAHGMSVVELERVDGTGRWRPVDHGRRPYNRRVTALATKFEVTGPAAGSAWLRTAADPKGRTVVGTLNNCSGGVTPWGTILSGEENFNQYFVGGDGAPEELKPKLARYGIPTDVRYPSGSRKWDRADERFDLVKHPNEAHRFGWVVEIDPFDPESRPRKHTALGRFKHEGANVIVAQDGHVVAYMGDDERFDYLYKFVSDKKFMPGSSSVARRHNLTLLESGTLYVARLAGNSAAEIDGSGKLPADGAFDGRGEWIKLVSGNRSYVDGMTAADVLTFTRLAADKVAATKMDRPEDVEPSLLTGKVYVALTNNTDRGKAGKAPADEANPRNLNKHGQILELVEDRGDNTAETFAWSLPIVCGDPTDPATHFAGYDKSKVSPISCPDNVAFDATGNLWISTDGNALGSNDGLFATAVEGPERGHLKQFLTVPLGAETCGPFITKDNRSVFVAVQHPGEITGASVEKPASTWPDGDFAKPGVVVTWRLDGGPIGS comes from the coding sequence ATGAGCGACCGTCCCCGGCTGCTCCCGCTGCTGGGCGCCAACCGCCACGGCAGCCGCGACGCGATGACCTGCCTGTACCGCTGCGGCAACGCCTGCGACCACCCGGTACCGAACTCCTCCGACAACCCGTACTTCGGGGACCTGGTCAACGCCGAGGTCTCCCGGCGCGGCGTGGTCCGGGCCGGCGCCGTCGGCGCCCTGGTCCTCGGATTCGGGGGCGCGGCCGCGGGCGCGCTGGCCGGCGCGGCTCCGGCCGCCGCCGCCCCGACCGCGCCCGTCGCGCCCGAGGCGACCGAGCTGGCGGCCGGGCGGGGCGGCGTGGGCAGCGGCGCGCTGACCTTCAAGCCGATCCCGCCGAACAAGCTCGACACCCTGGTGGTGCCGAACGGGTACGACCACGCCGTCGTGATCAAGTGGGGCGACCCGGTGGTGCGCGGCGCGCCCGCGTTCGGCGTGCACGCGCAGACCGCCGCCGCGCAGGCGGAGCAGTTCGGCTACAACAACGACTTCGTCGGGGTGCTGCCGATCGACCGGAAGCGGGCGCTGCTCGTGGTGAACCACGAGTACACCAACGAGGACCTGATGTTCCCCGGCTTCACCGGGATCGACGCCCTCTCGGTCGAGCAGCTGCGGATCGCGATGGCCGCGCACGGCATGTCCGTGGTGGAGCTGGAGCGGGTCGACGGCACCGGGCGGTGGCGGCCGGTCGACCACGGCCGGCGGCCGTACAACCGGCGGGTCACCGCGCTGGCCACGAAGTTCGAGGTGACCGGCCCCGCCGCCGGCTCGGCCTGGCTGCGCACCGCCGCCGACCCGAAGGGTCGTACGGTGGTCGGCACGCTGAACAACTGCTCCGGCGGGGTCACCCCGTGGGGCACGATCCTCTCCGGCGAGGAGAACTTCAACCAGTACTTCGTCGGCGGCGACGGCGCGCCGGAGGAGCTGAAGCCGAAGCTGGCCCGATACGGCATCCCCACCGACGTGCGCTACCCGAGCGGCAGCCGCAAGTGGGACCGCGCCGACGAGCGCTTCGACCTGGTGAAGCACCCGAACGAGGCGCACCGGTTCGGCTGGGTCGTGGAGATCGACCCGTTCGACCCGGAGAGCCGGCCGCGCAAGCACACCGCGCTGGGCCGGTTCAAGCACGAGGGCGCCAACGTCATCGTGGCGCAGGACGGGCACGTGGTCGCGTACATGGGCGACGACGAGCGGTTCGACTACCTGTACAAGTTCGTCTCAGACAAGAAGTTCATGCCGGGCAGTTCCTCGGTGGCCCGGAGGCACAACCTGACCCTGCTGGAGTCGGGCACGCTCTACGTCGCCAGGCTGGCGGGGAACAGCGCCGCCGAGATCGACGGCTCCGGGAAGCTCCCGGCCGACGGGGCGTTCGACGGCCGCGGCGAGTGGATCAAGCTGGTCAGCGGCAACCGGTCGTACGTGGACGGGATGACCGCCGCCGACGTGCTCACCTTCACCCGGCTCGCCGCCGACAAGGTCGCCGCGACCAAGATGGACCGGCCGGAGGACGTCGAGCCGAGCCTGCTCACCGGCAAGGTGTATGTGGCGCTGACCAACAACACCGACCGGGGCAAGGCCGGCAAGGCGCCCGCCGACGAGGCGAACCCGCGCAACCTCAACAAGCACGGCCAGATCCTCGAGCTGGTCGAGGACCGGGGCGACAACACCGCCGAGACCTTCGCCTGGTCGCTGCCGATCGTCTGCGGCGACCCGACCGACCCGGCCACCCACTTCGCCGGGTACGACAAGTCGAAGGTCTCGCCGATCTCCTGCCCGGACAACGTCGCCTTCGACGCCACCGGCAACCTCTGGATCTCCACCGACGGCAACGCGCTGGGCAGCAACGACGGCCTCTTCGCCACCGCCGTCGAGGGTCCCGAGCGGGGGCACCTGAAGCAGTTCCTCACCGTGCCGCTCGGCGCCGAGACCTGCGGCCCGTTCATCACCAAGGACAACCGTTCGGTCTTCGTGGCCGTGCAGCACCCCGGTGAGATCACCGGCGCGTCGGTGGAGAAGCCGGCGTCCACCTGGCCCGACGGCGACTTCGCCAAGCCCGGCGTGGTGGTCACCTGGCGCCTCGACGGCGGGCCGATCGGCAGCTGA
- a CDS encoding GNAT family N-acetyltransferase, producing the protein MFTLTRPDGYQLSTDPDRIDLDLVHRWLSTDAYWALGRDRETVARAFAGSVGFGAYRPGDGRQVAVARVVTDRATFAWLCDVYVDPAERGRGLGTWLAGAARDHLAGLGVHRIVLATADAHGVYAKVGFTPVEPDLWMKWAPPVSQVTGKEQSTASPLTVEA; encoded by the coding sequence GTGTTCACCCTGACCCGCCCTGACGGTTACCAGCTCAGCACCGACCCGGACCGGATCGACCTCGACCTCGTGCACCGGTGGCTCTCCACCGACGCGTACTGGGCGCTCGGGCGGGACCGGGAGACCGTCGCGCGCGCCTTCGCCGGCTCGGTCGGCTTCGGCGCCTACCGGCCCGGTGACGGGCGCCAGGTGGCGGTGGCCCGGGTGGTCACCGACCGGGCGACGTTCGCCTGGCTCTGCGACGTCTACGTCGACCCGGCGGAGCGCGGTCGCGGGCTGGGCACCTGGCTGGCCGGCGCGGCCCGCGACCACCTGGCCGGGCTGGGCGTACACCGGATCGTGCTGGCCACCGCCGACGCGCACGGGGTGTACGCCAAGGTCGGCTTCACCCCGGTCGAACCCGATCTCTGGATGAAGTGGGCACCGCCGGTGAGCCAGGTCACCGGAAAGGAGCAAAGCACCGCTTCGCCACTTACGGTGGAGGCGTGA
- a CDS encoding phage holin family protein — protein MGFLKGLLIRLGSTAVAFWLATLLIPGISLNSDSVTETVTTLVLVAVIFGVVNAVLQPIIKTVGCGFYLFTLGLIALVVNGLLFLLTSWIADQAGLPFHVDGFWPAAVLGALFVGIVTWILGAILDRD, from the coding sequence ATGGGTTTTCTGAAGGGTCTTCTGATCCGGCTGGGCTCGACGGCGGTGGCCTTCTGGCTGGCCACGCTGCTCATCCCGGGCATCTCGCTGAACTCCGACTCGGTCACCGAGACGGTCACCACCCTCGTGCTGGTCGCGGTGATCTTCGGGGTGGTCAACGCCGTACTCCAGCCGATCATCAAGACCGTCGGCTGCGGCTTCTACCTGTTCACCCTCGGCCTGATCGCCCTGGTCGTCAACGGGCTGCTCTTCCTGCTCACGAGCTGGATCGCCGACCAGGCCGGGCTGCCGTTCCACGTGGACGGCTTCTGGCCGGCCGCGGTGCTCGGCGCGCTCTTCGTCGGCATCGTCACCTGGATCCTCGGCGCCATCCTCGACCGCGACTGA